From Deinococcus sp. KSM4-11, a single genomic window includes:
- a CDS encoding helix-turn-helix transcriptional regulator, whose translation MSQLDQTFAALADPTRRAIITNLAHQERTAGELAAPFDISLPAISRHLRVLQQAALITAEQRGKYRVHRLNGPAFVEATEWLETYRRFWSDGLDRLEAHLNQKGAARDGSPDDA comes from the coding sequence ATGAGCCAGCTCGATCAGACCTTCGCCGCCCTCGCCGACCCCACCCGGCGCGCCATCATCACCAACCTCGCCCACCAGGAACGCACAGCCGGCGAACTGGCCGCCCCCTTCGACATCTCGCTCCCCGCCATCTCCCGGCACCTGCGCGTCCTCCAGCAGGCCGCCCTCATCACGGCCGAACAACGCGGCAAGTACCGCGTCCACCGCCTCAACGGCCCCGCCTTCGTCGAGGCCACCGAGTGGCTTGAGACCTACCGGCGCTTCTGGAGCGACGGGCTCGACCGGCTCGAAGCGCACCTCAACCAAAAAGGAGCAGCCCGCGATGGCTCACCAGACGACGCCTGA